A window of Lentibacillus sp. Marseille-P4043 contains these coding sequences:
- a CDS encoding Dps family protein — protein MDNQRLINFLNQLLSNYFVMYVKLHRYHWYVQGRHFFQLHAQFEEMYGVVADDLDEIAERILMINGKPLATMSKYLKEATLEEATADDKENEIIAQLRHDYEQLIDEIKKEGLPLAEENKDEPTSDLMIGLQAKLEKYVWMLQALQAYE, from the coding sequence GTGGATAATCAGCGTTTAATTAATTTTTTAAATCAATTACTGTCCAATTATTTTGTCATGTATGTAAAATTGCATCGGTATCATTGGTATGTTCAAGGAAGGCATTTCTTTCAATTACACGCTCAGTTTGAAGAAATGTATGGTGTAGTAGCGGATGATCTAGATGAAATTGCTGAGCGTATTCTAATGATTAATGGGAAACCTTTGGCAACAATGAGCAAATATTTGAAAGAAGCTACACTTGAAGAAGCAACTGCAGATGATAAAGAAAATGAGATCATTGCACAATTGCGTCATGATTACGAGCAATTAATTGATGAAATTAAAAAAGAAGGATTACCTTTAGCTGAAGAAAACAAAGACGAGCCAACAAGTGATCTCATGATCGGCTTACAAGCGAAATTAGAGA